Proteins encoded together in one Ictidomys tridecemlineatus isolate mIctTri1 chromosome 3, mIctTri1.hap1, whole genome shotgun sequence window:
- the Wdr53 gene encoding WD repeat-containing protein 53 isoform X2 has protein sequence MAVKWTGGHSSPILCVNASKDGLVASGAEGGDLVIWGEDGTLLGHMQFQGTDDVTSVLFSPSCPTKLYASHGETISILDVRSLKDSLDHFHVNEEEINCLSLNETENLLASADDSGAIKILDLENKKVSRSLKRHSNICSSVAFRPHRPQSLVSCGLDMQVMLWNLQKARPLWITNLQEDETEEMESPQSPGQLLNPALAHSVSVASCGNIFSCGAEDGKVRIFRVMGVKCEQELGFKGHTLGVSQVCFLSESYLLLTGGNDGKIMLWDVSREVEKKQKSPAKHTHRKKTKRATYTKQGGNTNASVTDEEEHGKISPKLNIEHGEKVNWLLGTKIKGHQNILVADQTSCISVYPLNEF, from the exons ATGGCAGTGAAGTGGACTGGTGGACATTCTTCTCCTATTCTCTGCGTGAATGCAAGTAAAGACGGGCTAGTGGCTTctggagcagagggtggagatcTCGTGATTTGGGGTGAAGATGGGACTCTTTTAGGACACATGCAGTTCCAAGGGACTGATGATGTTACCAGTGTCTTATTTTCTCCATCCTGCCCCACCAAGCTCTATGCATCACATGGAGAAACCATTAGCATACTGGATGTCCGATCCCTCAAAGATTCCTTGGACCATTTTCATGTGAATGAAGAAGAAATCAATTGTCTTTCATTGAATGAAACTGAAAACCTGCTGGCTTCTGCTGATGACTCTGGGGCAATCAAAATTCTAGACttggaaaataagaaagttaGCAGATCCCTGAAGAGACATTCCAATATCTGTTCTTCTGTAGCTTTTCGACCTCACAGGCCTCAGAGTCTGGTTTCATGTGGCCTGGATATGCAG GTGATGCTATGGAATCTTCAGAAAGCCCGGCCGCTCTGGATTACAAATTTACAGGAggatgaaacagaagaaatggaaagccCACAATCACCTGGTCAACTCTTAAATCCTGCTCTAGCCCACTCTGTCTCTGTGGCATCATGTggcaatatttttagttgtggtgctgaagatggtaAGGTTCGAATCTTTAGGGTGATGGGAGTCAAGTGTGAACAAGAATTGGGATTTAAGGGCCACACCTTGGGGGTGTCCCAGGTCTGTTTTCTGTCGGAATCCTATTTGCTGCTTACTGGAGGGAATGATGGGAAGATAATGTTATGGGATGTGAGTAGAGAAGTTGAGAAAAAACAGAAGAGTCCTGCAAAACATACccacagaaagaaaactaaacGAGCAACTTACACCAAGCAGGGTGGAAACACCAATGCTTCAGTAACAGACGAGGAAGAACATGGCAAAATCTCACCAAAGCTAAATATTGAACATGGAGAAAAAGTGAACTGGCTCTTAGGTACAAAAATAAAGGGACATCAAAATATATTAGTAGCTGATCAAACTAGTTGTATATCTGTCTATCccttaaatgaattttaa
- the Wdr53 gene encoding WD repeat-containing protein 53 isoform X1 — MGLDAADEVITRSPGGEGERRVFRAIMAVKWTGGHSSPILCVNASKDGLVASGAEGGDLVIWGEDGTLLGHMQFQGTDDVTSVLFSPSCPTKLYASHGETISILDVRSLKDSLDHFHVNEEEINCLSLNETENLLASADDSGAIKILDLENKKVSRSLKRHSNICSSVAFRPHRPQSLVSCGLDMQVMLWNLQKARPLWITNLQEDETEEMESPQSPGQLLNPALAHSVSVASCGNIFSCGAEDGKVRIFRVMGVKCEQELGFKGHTLGVSQVCFLSESYLLLTGGNDGKIMLWDVSREVEKKQKSPAKHTHRKKTKRATYTKQGGNTNASVTDEEEHGKISPKLNIEHGEKVNWLLGTKIKGHQNILVADQTSCISVYPLNEF, encoded by the exons ATGGGATTGGACGCGGCTGATGAGGTCATCACTAGGAGcccaggaggagaaggggaacgCAG AGTCTTCAGGGCCATTATGGCAGTGAAGTGGACTGGTGGACATTCTTCTCCTATTCTCTGCGTGAATGCAAGTAAAGACGGGCTAGTGGCTTctggagcagagggtggagatcTCGTGATTTGGGGTGAAGATGGGACTCTTTTAGGACACATGCAGTTCCAAGGGACTGATGATGTTACCAGTGTCTTATTTTCTCCATCCTGCCCCACCAAGCTCTATGCATCACATGGAGAAACCATTAGCATACTGGATGTCCGATCCCTCAAAGATTCCTTGGACCATTTTCATGTGAATGAAGAAGAAATCAATTGTCTTTCATTGAATGAAACTGAAAACCTGCTGGCTTCTGCTGATGACTCTGGGGCAATCAAAATTCTAGACttggaaaataagaaagttaGCAGATCCCTGAAGAGACATTCCAATATCTGTTCTTCTGTAGCTTTTCGACCTCACAGGCCTCAGAGTCTGGTTTCATGTGGCCTGGATATGCAG GTGATGCTATGGAATCTTCAGAAAGCCCGGCCGCTCTGGATTACAAATTTACAGGAggatgaaacagaagaaatggaaagccCACAATCACCTGGTCAACTCTTAAATCCTGCTCTAGCCCACTCTGTCTCTGTGGCATCATGTggcaatatttttagttgtggtgctgaagatggtaAGGTTCGAATCTTTAGGGTGATGGGAGTCAAGTGTGAACAAGAATTGGGATTTAAGGGCCACACCTTGGGGGTGTCCCAGGTCTGTTTTCTGTCGGAATCCTATTTGCTGCTTACTGGAGGGAATGATGGGAAGATAATGTTATGGGATGTGAGTAGAGAAGTTGAGAAAAAACAGAAGAGTCCTGCAAAACATACccacagaaagaaaactaaacGAGCAACTTACACCAAGCAGGGTGGAAACACCAATGCTTCAGTAACAGACGAGGAAGAACATGGCAAAATCTCACCAAAGCTAAATATTGAACATGGAGAAAAAGTGAACTGGCTCTTAGGTACAAAAATAAAGGGACATCAAAATATATTAGTAGCTGATCAAACTAGTTGTATATCTGTCTATCccttaaatgaattttaa